The genomic segment AATCAAGTAAGCGAGCTTCCTTTGCTAGGGCAATGCTACATACACTTAAAGTATGTTTGGATATCGATGCCTGTTATCATAAAAATTAAACTTAGAAAAAATGTATACATATTTTATGATGTTCGGATGGGCTTTAATGTTTTCTTAAAGCACTTGAAAAACAGTTATATTGTGGATTTAGAGAAACTCAAATTTGGAGTTTTTGGTTATTCTACTTCAGCTTCTCTAAGAAGCACAAAAAAGTAGAAAAGAGGCCTTTCAATTTTTAACCATTAAAAGTCAAAATGTAAAACTACTTCTGCTTCTACTGAAAAATACATGATTTAATGAAACACTTTTTTTGAGTAAGTGCATCTTTGTACGAGCACACAACTATCTTCCCAGTACCCACCGTAGGGGAAGTCCAGGAGCTCATATTCTTTGCTAGAAAATTCCTTCTCCCTTTTTGTCACTGCTTTGTGTGCTTCTGCATGACTTTACCTtttaaggtttttttttttttttttatttttttattttttgacttTTGAGTGACTCATATTCTTTGCTAGAAAATTCCTTCTCGTGAAGTATAATATTTGAAAAGAACCACATTTGTGTTTAAGGACTTTCTCGAGGCTTTAGTTTGGGACAGTACAAAAAATCATTTGTTACTTGTTCAATATGTCATCCTTTTCTAACACCACAAAAACCTTCAGAAGTTCTCTTATCCCAGTTTTTTAGTTTCTTACAGAGTTGTTTTCCAAATCCTTTGTCTCTTATTGCTCTCAGAAAGGTTTTGAATTAGTACTTTAGAGTTTTGACAGCGAACATTTGGTATTTCCACCTGCAAATTTACCTTGAAATCAAAGGATGGCCAGCTAGGTCTTAAATAACCAagtaattattttaaagatttttgCACCTGGTTGAGGTTTGAAGGGTCGTATcacttaaaatatattaaaccgTTACATTTCAATGGTTTATGCAGTTGTTGAAATGATTGTGGTTGTTGGGGTGGGATGAGTAGTTGTCTGAGTATCAATCTCTGTAGTTTATATTTATCCTATCGTAATTGGGCTTGTTGTGAATTCAATATTTAACAGTGTGGGTTGGACACCCTCATTCCTGTTGAAGAGGTATATCCTAAATGGAATTCACGACGGTCCTCATGAACCTTTTATCGCAGATTCTGTGGATTTCATCGTTGCTCAGGTAAAATTCCGTATGAACCTACCCTCACCTCTGATCTTTATACTTAAAATATACAAATGGCTTGCGATGTACGTATAATCTTTGTTATTTGGTCGGTTACCTAGTGTGAAAACTATTCATTTGTTCGAGTAGTGCttgttttataaaatttatagaaCAAATTTCTTTTTGATTCTTAAGATAAAATTGGAAGTGAACATTTCTTATTATGCGAGTACCAACGATGCAGGTTGAGACCCTTTCAAAAGATGACTTGGCCTCCAGGTTGAGTCTGACAGTTGATGCAGCATCAGTTGGGCCTCTTCTGCTTTCTGATTCGTTAATTACTATAATGGATGTAAGTGGAGTGCTTAATACTATCGATAATGATTCATGGTGAGCGCTTGATTTGAACAGTAAATTACAATCAAAAACTTATTGCTGAATtaaattaagaaatttggatgAAACATATCTTAAACTCCTCGGTTTGTAAATTGTAACCATTTCTCATGAGAAGGAACTCTCGGCAGGGTAAATTCAAGAGTAAAGTCTTTCTTCATACAAGTCTGAAGACTAGGAAGATGCCAATATTTTAAATACTTGTACGACTTTTTCCCTTTGTATGCAGTATTAATCAGAGATTAATATTTAGTGGAGGAAGCTCTTACCTCTTCAACATTTCGGAGAAAAAATATTGAATTGATAGTCAAGGCCTCCCTTAGTTTCCTGGATTTCGATGAACTGCTCCTTAACCAATGAAAATTATTTCtaacttctttttttttctggCGTGTTTAAACCTGCCTGAAGACAAATGATTTCTGTGCAATTCCTGGACAACTTAGAGATCAAGTGACAGAAAGATACCCTGGTGCCAGACAAGCCTACCTCAAATCTGGTGGTGATTTTCCCTTCCTTTCAAGGCCAGATGAAATAAATCTTCATCTTCAGGTAGCACTCTGAAAATTTTCTAGTTTTGTTATTTGAACTACTCTCTCAAATGTTTATTTGGTTCAAGACTATGGAACCTCTAATACACGAGACCAGTCTAAATTCCCCAACAGAATCATGATTCTGATCGAGAAGGGGCCAACATTTCAATGTTTAGAACCTTTTTTTTAGTTTGTGGGAGGAAATTATGGGGATATTTGGTTTGTTTCTTATATTTCCGAAAAATATATTTCCTGAAAATATATTTCTAGGAAATAAATTTTGGAATGTGaactatatttttttacatttttgGAAATGGAAGAAAGGTTTTTTTCTTCCATAGATGTCACTCCATGTTATAATATTTTGAAATCAtttctttctttaaaaattgTTTTATGAATATTAAATAGTAGTGAATTGATTTTTTGGATAGAAGATAACAACAGTACGAGGGAATGTGAAGGCAGTTGAAAGCAAGTTTTTTGTCAAGAATTGCAAAAGAATATGGATATGTCTATGTTTGCCGGAGaaataaaatgatttttctgaaagaTGAACAGATATTACCTATATTTTCCTGGTGAACTGCATGTTGGGAAATGTTTTTGAAGGTCTCATTCACCATCTCATCTTATTCAGCTGCACCTAAGGCGAGTTGGTGTGGAGGCTAAGCCAGATGATGTCCAAAAAGATGTCCCTGGTGGGAGTAGCTCAAATGACCAAAATGATGGCAGACGTACCGATGATGCACCAGAAGATGATAGTAGAAGCCCCGAAGATGCAAATGGACCTCCTCCAGCTTCAGAAGATCCCAATCCCGGTAATCTTGATAGTCAAAGTTTCAGCAACACCCAGATATCCAATGTCAGCATTGAATGCTTCAAGCTAGCATTGGCATCCGAAGTTCTTTCACGGTATATTGTTCTTAATTTGTTTAATCTTCCGCACAAGCACCTTGTACTTTGACCGGAATTGTTTTAACGAAATTTAAACCGGCTTTGTAAATGTGTTTTTTGTCCACTGGTCACCACCTGTAAATTTTCTTGAGGGGAGATGTTTTGTCCTCCAATTTCTGTTCTTGTGTGATTGACGTACGACTGCCTTGGGCTGTATCAAAGTTCATTTTCTTTACGGATTCAAGATCACGGGAAAAATGTTTGGTACTTGAATTTGTTCGACGTGGCAAAATGTTAGAAATGGGTGTTTTTTGGGGCAACGGTGTACTTACCGCAGTTAGTTTGCAATCTAATATTATCCAATCATGGTTTAGAAAATAAATTTCAATTAATTCGAAAATTCAATGCCCCAGGTAACATACAAGTACATAATCTTCAAATGCTATCCAAAATTTAACTATAAAATCCAAGAACAATCTATCCAAAATTTATCCTTGTTTATTTAGGTTGAAAGATATACTTTAGAACTTTTTCTTTACCAAATAATATTTCTTCCATGAGTTTGTTCATGTCCATACGTAATTAAATATTTAGGAGTCATGCATGCTTAATCTATAAAATTTATAGTTTGTTTTCGGACCTAAAAAAATCACATAACATTAGAAACTATCAAAACATGTctctgatttattttaaaattattattatttgtttaatCTCCAATAAAAACTCTAAATAAACAAAGATAAATATTGAATTACACAGATTTACGATATTGAATTAAGAGGAATGTTTaaatttaaacatttttttagTGTGAATGGAATGGATGACGTGACAAATGTGACAAAATTATTGTTATTTGTACATACCATTTTGTAGATTTCTACagtaattatgaaattaaattttacgTATGAACTTATAgacatatatttaaaaattgtaTTATATAATTgctagagtgagtctcatatgagaccgtctcacagatcttaatctgtgagacgggtcaatcctacccatattcacaataaaaagtaatactctaagcataaaaaattatactttttcatggatagtccaaataagagatccgtctcacgaatatgacccgtgagaccgtctcacacaagtttttgcctaattgCTATATAGCAATTTGCAATTCACCAAATTACATTGCACAAAATCCAATACTTACTCGATATAACTTTCTATTCAATTTGACGAAAGTATAAATAAATTTCATTGCATAAACTATGTTTACCAAATTGACATGGAAAaacatatattatgttatattgagttcgataaaaataatcattttttacGTGTAATACGTGTTTTTTCCATTATAATATACATAAAAAAGATGTTTATGTAAATATCTTACAAACATTCAACTAACACGTTTCATGtttccttatatatatatatatataaaaggaaACATGAAACGTGTTAGTTGAATGTCTGTAAGATATTTACATAAACATCTTTATATATATAAGGTAACAATTGTAGTACTTGTTTCTGGGAAGCATCATTCTTGTTATTGTTAATTTTTAAGTAAATAATTTCTTTAATCCttaaaataaaactaaacataaatataatatttatctcAATACAAtcaaatttattaattatttttctcaCCGTCAATCAAATCATTACAATCATaccaaatataataatttttaaatatcaattcCATCATACTCAAATATCTTTAAATtctcaatattatttatttatataaccTCGTCAAATTTCTTTTTTCATTGTGAAACGAACCACATTTAAATATTATCTAACCCAAACCTGGTAACGCACCATCGAATCTAGTTTTCTTTAGCAGCCAAGACGGATCAAATTTATACTATAAAAAATAAGAGACTAATTCTGCAAACTAAGCGAAACACCAAATACacgaaaaacaaaaacaattcCAGCTTATGTCAAATTCTCAACCCACGCTTTTCATTAAATATTCAACATATTAAAAGACAAACAAATAAACTCGATTAAATATTCAACATGTTAGAAGACAAACAAATAAACTCGAACGGACGCTAATCTTTTAATTGTGTTTCATCCGTTAGAtatcatttgtatttttatttctCACGATTGAGAGGATTACACTTGACAAATGCCATTctcatttcaaaaaaaaagaaaaagaaaaaggaaaaacgaAAACAAAAACGCCAAAGGGCCAAATGAAATGTCAAAGGCTCtcttatttaatatacaaataACATGAATTATATAGATAGATTTATTGAGATTTGAAAGGAAAGATGTATTTCTAACAACAGTTCGTGATCCTTCATTTCCTTCGAGGATGTGCAGACATTCGTTCATACCTAACATCATTATTTCGACACATCCTAGTCAAGATCGATCAAAGTACGATCACACCGCTTTTTTCATCACATTGGAAGTAACAAGGATGAATAAGTAGTAGCCAAACTAAGCAGCCGCACTTTGCTCTTTGTGACTGAGAAACCACTCTGCTGGCCACCATTCGGGTCTAATGGTCTCTATATTGATATCTTCCTGGTCTTTTATGGTCAAGTTGCCGGTCCCTTTGAAAGCATATTCCAGGTGTAGAAGCCCGAGACCGCGAGATCCAAGTGCTGTTGTGACAGTCCCGGCTTTCTTTTGAGATGATGCATCAATCACTTCAGAACCCGGAGCAACCTTTTGCTGGACCTCTGAGCTAATAAATTCAATTGTTATAATTCGCAGAGATAGAAATGGATGAATACACATAGCATTGACGAGAACTCACCTACTCCACTATCATTCAGAAATCTCAGAGGAATCAAGCGCTTTCTTATAACTCCTCTGTGGTATGTGCGTGCAGTAAGTTCTTGACCGATATAGCAACCTTTGTTGAAGCTTATGGCATTTAGACCAGCGAGATTGTACTCTAGAGGAATTGCCACACCTAGaacgattttttaaaaaataataaaataagataATTTTCGAAGGATAAATCTGACTAAATTTAACATTCATATTCTTTACAAATCACATGCAAATAACACAACGGAATTAGCTAATAGTATTTCCATATAATGATGGTAGGATCTGCGATCGATCCTTTTGAATTTGTAATTATACTTTTTAATGTCCGGCgtggaaaaggaaaaggaaaaggaaaacaGAACCTTTTGGGATCTCAATGGAGCCTTCTGCAACTCCCTTTTCTAATCTCCAGATAAGAAAGTTTTCTTCACTAGTTTCTTCATCCGCCTCAACAAGAGGTGCTGCAACAGAAGCATTACACAGATGTATTAACAAGCTCAAAGAGAACTTGTTCGGTAAACCACAAGTAGCATACATTTAGGAAACACTGGCAAATTAACCAATTTTAGGCAAAGGTGTGCACTGATCTTAATTCCTGAGTGAAGGTGGATTTTAGTATCTGGATGGGTCATGTAAAAATACTTGAATAGTTGATGACTGATAAATTGGTAAACAATAAGCTACGAAGACACACAATCCCAAAAGCCTTCCAAGGTGGGAGATCCCCTCTTGTCAATAACGACATTTTGTAGGTTTGATTAAGATGGGATATTTAAAATTACCCACCATTTGAGAATTTGACGCCCGCAGTAACCCATATTATACAATTTTTGCTTCCGCATTAGAATGCAGTGCATGCATGTTAATCCAATATGTAATGCATCACATTACCAATACTCGCCAACGGTGGCCTTTCCATATTGCCACTTCTGTTGCGGAACACATAATACATGTACACAATAAAATCAGAGAGGAGCGGTGAATAAGGCAGATAATTCAACTTACGTGTTGCCATGGATGGAAAGATGCCCCTGCATCCAAGGCAAGATAATCTTGGATCCTTATTCCAATGCCAACCAAGATCATTTCCTTGTGAAGCTGACACACCAGAGCGATCAACAGTACCACCCCAGCCAACAGCACTAGATTCAGACTCTTCTGGGTCTGAACTCTTCTTGGAAGCTTTTCCACTAAACCGTTGCCAGCAAGAGAATTCTCCAGCCACGTTCTCGATATCAACCTTTGACCTTAAACGGTATCTGCACAAGAAGGAAATTTTACACTGGTTCAGATATGGTAGCAAAGCCGGAAATTTTGTGTAGAGGTCGAAATGATAACTCAAACATTTAATGAAGGCGAACCATGTTTTTACCTAGATACATAAAATGTATGAATCTATCAAAAAATTTAAGCAGCAATTGCCACATCTGGCCCCGTTCTGGTTCCATCAGAGATTAGATTTATGATATTCCCTCCTAAGGAAGAAATATTATATTCTACGAAACGAAGTAAACATCATTTCCTTTTGTCGCGGACAAGAATCCGAGAATCTGAATCGCTTGCTAGAACTTCCACTTATCTACCTATCAAATTTACCACAAGTACACGCTTTCCTTCATCAATATCTCAGGCCAGAACAGGCGAGAACAAAAATTCACACCTGGCCTCAAATCACAACCCAACTCTCgaaagaatttaaataatatcttatAAGTATGTTTTAGCAAAAGGATCAACCTTTCTCTCCCCGCTTTCTTTAGAATCAAAATATCCCACATTGGCACGAAAATCAGGACAATAAAAATCTAAATCGAACTTCGTTTCCTTTACTTTACCaaagtttcatttttctttccaaACAATAGCTTTCTTCAAACCATCGGATCACGCCTTAGACAAATCCTTGATTCGTTTGCATTTCAAGCCAAACAAATGAGCAAACTCGACAAGAAAATTTCAAATGCGATTGTGCGTAATTTAAATTTGACACgttctaaataaaattaatatttgtaGGAAAAAGGTTGAAATActcacttctttaacgtctccAAGAGCTCATCCACGACAGACGCATCAACATCCGCGAAAATCTCAAAATCACCCGGGTCCGGCCCGGGTCCAGACCCAGTCTGATCGACCTTTTCATCAGATCGGGTTGGCCTATATAGGAAAAGGTCGTAAAGAAACCTCCCCTGAGGATTCAACAACGCTGCGTACACTGTAGGCGACACAGCCACCGGCATATTGGGAGTGACGCTATTCTCACCAGCGGGAAGTGGGTTGCCGAGGCTCTGCACATCGTTGCTCACAAGCCCCTGGAGAAACTTGATGGTTTCGGGACCTTTAAAGCGGATGACGGATCTGGTCTTGAGCAGGCAATTGATTGGGCCGGCGGCTTCGAGAGTGGAGAAGGGTCTGTTGTAATTGTGCGACTTCGATCTGAGGAAACGGAGGGAGGTTCTGAAGAGGTGCATCTTTGTGGGTTTTCGCTGTCTGAGAGACGGCGCTACGGGAATATGGGAAGAAAAAGATAGAAAGGAGAACACGTGGGGCTCGAAGCGCGATGCATGAGAGGACGCGTGGTATATGTTCGACAGAATGTCTCCATGGAAATTAAAAGCGTCCATCTGTGTTGCCGGAAAATTAGTCTTAATCCGCCGACTCTACGGGTGTCCATTACAACATATAAAATATTccaatttttataatattttattttaagtctttattaaaaaacaatatataaaattaatcagTTCATACAACTTTTTTTTTATCGTTTTTGTTGCTAGTGTCGTTACTTTATGGGCAACTTGTCAAAAAATCCCTATACCTATTCTCAACTTCTCTTTTACTCCCCATCCCACTAAAACTTTGTTTCAACTCCCCATCTCTTTAAAATTTCCCATCCTACCCTTCAAccttatttttcaaataattgatTTTCTTTTGTAATAAAAGgtccatcatgcttccgtaaaataaattaaatcttttacctttttgactagagtaccaccgggttatatccaccgtattttacgaactgctcctcacagtccaaccacacgatcgcaaccgatggttactaagcagattccttcagcagtacttagcacagctctaattcgtttcctaccttagagcgtacagcaaaagatcaaattttgaaaataatacatgagaggggctaagagcaaagatctcttttattcaaacacaaacatttatttattacatagtaacctcctgtagaggaggagaaacttgtttagctactccTCGTAGCTGAACTTACTACACACATAAAActtttgaagaaaatattacaaccttgtatgaaagaaatggagaaaatatttgatgatcttcacttccttcttccgtctttatttatagaagacttcttcggatttgaaactcggatttcaaatcttcattagcctttacagcttgctaggggaccatgtagtggttgaagggtccctgtctagattattaatctggacatcaacttctcatctTCCTTTATCTCTTTTAGATACCAATGACGATGAGTTTCTAGGATATCGGCAgtaatttcatcttttttatactctttaaaatgatttactaaccatTTTAGAGCTTCTGCCTCTTTCCTCTTGTATGATATccttcttttcaaaactttcaaatatactcgatacatttttaagttttgattctggTGTGTTAACTGGTTTTCATTCTGtccttatttatggatgaatttttcgggaccagttaattttttattcattggattcctTTTAGATGGGTATCCAATGCTTGCTGAGTCATCCACCATTTGTTATTGGTGGTCCATTTGTCTTTTACCACTGATTAGTGGTTGTCCTGTTTCTATCACTCATATGGTAGTGATCTTGCTTTTGTAATGGAGGGTCACATGTCTCttttaattttgtcgaggaatctttgattttttgtatcctcgaggaaaatgtgcatgtggtccttccccacttgtccttgcttcggtaaaatgcttccgatcagatctcggttTGAAACCTTTACCGAACTCTGGTTCTTTCTGTATTTGGCATTCAGGGCAGATGTTTTCCGACCATCTTCCTATGTGTGCCATATTACAGAACTTTCGGCGAGTCTCTTTGCTTGCCGGtagcttgctgttccacaaaagatttcttttcttttcaaataaatcttctgcgaaacttgttgtttttcctgtcatggtattcaacaggaatgatccgttcaccgaatgattgtagaatttgaacggaaacttgactttgtccatctcagtgagacagacccaaataccccaagctcttctggtagaaatatCTTCTTCGGTAATTGAAGacaccaggggtgtttcttctgtcggaGGGTCTTTGATGAATTTCTGGACATTTAAatctggcctccttagcttgatgaaatgaaaggcttcatgtgtgcctttccctgctggttctggtgctgcactgaaAAAATACAACTCCAGaatatctcctctggacaaataatcattatttgccCAAGtttcgtgaacagcttcctggatccattttggtaaacatgaaatctccggaaagctgggtgatgtagtataaactgaggcaagagccccaaattcataccaagctttaacctccttgggatatgaattaggtttcatccatacccttggatattttcccgaaacatcaaccctatttgtagctgggttaatgccaatacgtgtttttaatttctcccaattctgctgataaacctggaatggagaaattacaccttcattagtaccaaccttagctttgcctttgtcaatacgaggcctaaggttgatctctccctcttcaatccccgaggtgaagggttgacttgaggactcaagataaggatcaggagtctcaatttttgtttcagccgactcatctcgtgatgatcccgacttaacacttgtgcaaggggtatttgaatcccccgctacaggtatagagtcctgtactcgaaaactctccatttgagaaaccagtggtctctcaatgccctggaggataggcctttgcgttacagaccataactgagtatatgcctgtaaacatcctgtaattcgatcagagacaattctcttatcagcttgttgtagccttcccacaacttctgcgttaacagctaacttgttgaactcggtttgaagcatttcaaggtgttccctcaaatgcctctgcatcttgataatagcatcaatgtcaatgctgtccatctcttgttaaaaaatctgcaagaatattttcatgagattttattatcataatatcaaaaatataattttgacataaagcttgccatcgtaataatctagccttctctggtttagactcaattctattcctcaaaaaggctttgacttgagtgttatcaactttcaaagtgaatttctttgcaagtaaaaataacggccatttttcaaaagccctctttactgcataaaattccttttcgttgatatgccatcttatggcttctgcatctgagaataacccactacaatatctgcatggttgttctccatctggtgtgagctttgttaatactgcagcccaccaatgatcactggcatcggtatataataccagatcatcctcgtcttgaggaatagccatctttggaagatttttgcaaaccttctttaaatggataagtccctttgtgtgttcgtctgtccatataaatctagcatcctttttcaataatggactgaacaccttcctgtgttttgctaggtttttaataaacatcccagcaaaattaacaacccctaaaaaactttgaagttgtttcttgtctttgagattctctggaaaattctgcaccttttctactatgtgttcttgcagaattattcctgattcatcgatttcaattccgaggaattcaatctttcttgtagcaatgactgctttcttttcagataaaaccagtccttctttcttgcaaacattagagaaaatctccaaatgtttaacatgttcattcatatctttggatgctattaaaacatcgtcgatgtaaacaaacataaacttgaaataatctttgaaaagattatccatctttctttgaaatatttggggtgagttagccaatcccattgataatacttcccaaatataatgtccttgaggtgtggagaaagctgtgaatttcttgctttcttcctgcatccgaatctgatagaatccagacttgcaatcaaatttagagaatatcttggcattgcgaatgcaactaatcaagtgttctctactaggtataaaatacccatcaaactccagaatcttattaatttcttgataattaataaccaatctgggttttcctcgtttaatttcaccatggtttcttaccagaaaacctggactgctatatggtgacatacctgctttgattaatccaaggtccaaatgttccttgattataatctgcatatccctctgatcaatgatgttcattgggatgggtttacaacggacaaattcatactctttgccttccttgatcttaaggcaagccctgagttgatttctgtcccaccatgccaagggatcttcgttataattttctttgatcctcttcttgacatcttccagtgataccttagattcaaactctacttcatttgtgtgtagagttatcttaaggcattctatatcttctggttggagttctttatctgctcttaactggagcattgtttctccaaaccgtcttgaatccttcatttttgggttcagaagttttcctgaatcaccacgcttgctgcgaaactggattggcaattttctgtaaaatgcctccctaagtctctggactatgattttgtgggcacatggtgttgtgaacactaatcttctagtctcattttcttgtgtataggacttgaacatctgtaggaaattatttcctaacaatatgtcagctcctgtatcatgaaaataaattggtggtgtctttaccttgtaccaaggtg from the Primulina eburnea isolate SZY01 chromosome 3, ASM2296580v1, whole genome shotgun sequence genome contains:
- the LOC140825207 gene encoding putative transferase At4g12130, mitochondrial isoform X1 produces the protein MDAFNFHGDILSNIYHASSHASRFEPHVFSFLSFSSHIPVAPSLRQRKPTKMHLFRTSLRFLRSKSHNYNRPFSTLEAAGPINCLLKTRSVIRFKGPETIKFLQGLVSNDVQSLGNPLPAGENSVTPNMPVAVSPTVYAALLNPQGRFLYDLFLYRPTRSDEKVDQTGSGPGPDPGDFEIFADVDASVVDELLETLKKYRLRSKVDIENVAGEFSCWQRFSGKASKKSSDPEESESSAVGWGGTVDRSGVSASQGNDLGWHWNKDPRLSCLGCRGIFPSMATPPLVEADEETSEENFLIWRLEKGVAEGSIEIPKGVAIPLEYNLAGLNAISFNKGCYIGQELTARTYHRGVIRKRLIPLRFLNDSGVEVQQKVAPGSEVIDASSQKKAGTVTTALGSRGLGLLHLEYAFKGTGNLTIKDQEDINIETIRPEWWPAEWFLSHKEQSAAA
- the LOC140825207 gene encoding putative transferase At4g12130, mitochondrial isoform X2 produces the protein MDAFNFHGDILSNIYHASSHASRFEPHVFSFLSFSSHIPVAPSLRQRKPTKMHLFRTSLRFLRSKSHNYNRPFSTLEAAGPINCLLKTRSVIRFKGPETIKFLQGLVSNDVQSLGNPLPAGENSVTPNMPVAVSPTVYAALLNPQGRFLYDLFLYRPTRSDEKVDQTGSGPGPDPGDFEIFADVDASVVDELLETLKKYRLRSKVDIENVAGEFSCWQRFSGKASKKSSDPEESESSAVGWGGTVDRSGVSASQGNDLGWHWNKDPRLSCLGCRGIFPSMATPPLVEADEETSEENFLIWRLEKGVAEGSIEIPKGVAIPLEYNLAGLNAISFNKGCYIGQELTARTYHRGVIRKRLIPLRFLNDSGVAQRSSKRLLRVLK
- the LOC140825206 gene encoding uncharacterized protein, producing the protein MKGVFSAPGDYIYFKSQVPLHKIPIGSKQWRYYDFGPKVVPPLICLPGTAGTADVYYKQIMSLSMKGYRVISVDIPRVWNHHEWILAFEKFLDVINVHHIHLYGTSLGGFLAQLFAQHRPRRVRSLILSNTFLETNSFSAAMPWAPIVGWTPSFLLKRYILNGIHDGPHEPFIADSVDFIVAQVETLSKDDLASRLSLTVDAASVGPLLLSDSLITIMDTNDFCAIPGQLRDQVTERYPGARQAYLKSGGDFPFLSRPDEINLHLQLHLRRVGVEAKPDDVQKDVPGGSSSNDQNDGRRTDDAPEDDSRSPEDANGPPPASEDPNPGNLDSQSFSNTQISNVSIECFKLALASEVLSRYIVLNLFNLPHKHLVL